In the genome of Lactuca sativa cultivar Salinas chromosome 3, Lsat_Salinas_v11, whole genome shotgun sequence, the window CTTGCCCACTCGCTTAGTTAAATAAGGGTAACTTACAAAATATATGAAGTGactaaataaaaacatacaatAGTTGTAGGACTAATTTCAACGATTAACACTAAATACTACTATTTGGTACACTGTATTCTAGCTTAATTAGTGATCCTTATAAAACCAAATTTAACTCTATTCATTTTTACTAGATTGCTCTTAAAAGTATCAAATTTTATCATAACACGCattatttttattcatatatCATTAATACACAAAAATCAAATTCAATCCATTCCAATATTAGATAGTTCCAATTTCTATAATTTAAATAAGATAAAACTTTATAAACGGTCTTTTGATTTTAGTCTCTATTTTGTTTCTTTGTTCTCAAATGATGGCTCCTGCGGTTTACAAACTTTTCATAGACAGAGTAGACTAGCACTATTGTtgggatttttattttattttatatttttatttatttatgtatataCTTTCTCCTGTATACTTGTCTTCTGTTTCATCTTTTTTTAGGCTTATATCGACTTATCCCTAATGCTTGTCTCTTTTGTAGGTTCCAGaagttaagttttttttttttttttttttttttttttttttttttttttttttgttgctcACTTGGACTTATTCCCTTCCTCATGTTGTGCTTGTTTTTCCTCATTTACAGGCCATTGTTTGCTTATGATAAAGGTATTCTTTGCGACATAATCGTTTTTCTCCCTATAGAGAGACTTTGACCGTCGATATCTACCTCCTCGATTTCTTATTATATTGGGATCTTCTGAGGTCTATTGTTGTTGATTTTGCCCTCACATAGAGGTGTCAATCTTAGACACGACAAGAAACAAAATTGGGACAAAATCGAAATTCAAATACATGTTCGTGTTAAgtgtaaaaacaaaaaaaaccctaCGTTGCGTTCAAAATTTGACACAAATTGACACGGTTTAGCatatgtttgttttgtttttcgtgtttgtcgtgttatatatgattaattatgaattaaaaaGACTAATAATTGTATTATCATGTATTTGTTGTGTTTGTCATGTTTTAATCTGACTTGTtttcattttaataaaaataaacacgAAATTATGCCATATCATATTGTGTTATATATAACAGTATTGTGTCGTGCTTTTTGACTCGACAAGGTAGCTCAATTTGACATCCCTAACCTCACATGTCTTGCATGTGTTTTGACTTAACAAACCAAAATAGACGATGTTAACCATAAAAACTGTCTATGGAAACCAAGGAATCGGGAAACCatagaccatttatgaagttgtCTTTAACTAAAATGGTAAATAAATGCATTTCCTACACTAAatcatttattaaattaaaaaaaatgaaagggGGCGGTCATAATCGAACTATAAAGCTTGTACATGTTTCAAATTAACAAAACCAAGAATAATATTTCAGTTACATAACCTTCTACAAACAACtctcatgaataaaattatagTAAGAAAAAAAGAAACTATGAGAATCTACCTACTCGAGTAACTATATATTTCCCTTTCTCTAAATCATATATTGTCTTCACATGAGGCTTCTTCCATTTGGACACAAAATACACAACAAAcaacaaaacagcaacaaaagcCAACAACCCTAAAAAAGTCAAAGACTCATTCCCAAATATTGACCTCATGGGGTCAAAATGGTCAACGCCCATATCACTAAAACTTTGTAAAATGAACGCCCCCAAAGCCCAATCAAGTGGAATATCATTCACCTTATTAGCATATCCAATCCTgttcaaaaaattataaaaatcaaaccATCTATCACTTACTTAATACTAAAAGAACAACTTTATACAGGATACGACACTTTTTGACTTTATTACGTCATAACTTTTTACAAATTACTTGTTTATTTTTTCTTCCATTTCCCAATATATTATATAAAGTCGCTTTTTACATATATTTTATTTATCCATACAACACTTTATCCAAACAGACAGTATCAATATCAGTAATAGTATCACACACACACAGTACCTTGTATCATCCAAGGCGATTCCAAGGGAGTCATGAAGTAAAGCAACAATGTAAGCAGAAGAGAAGCAATAACGATGCAAGTCTTCTTCATGGAAACTCGGGTATTTTACTTTTAGATTTGACCAATCTTCTTCACAGAATTTTGGTCCAACCACCATAAGTTCAGAAAGAAATGTTCTTGGGGACAACCcaaaaaactatataaaaaaaaaggTAAATGAATTAGAATATATGAGAAAAAAAGTTTAATGATTTACTAAAAAAAAAGTTGAGTGAACCTTGGATGTATGGAAGAAATTTTCAGTTGCTAAAAATTTTCCTTCAAGTTTGGGTATAAATGTAGAACCAATGTAGCATTTTTCATACGCACATTTGTCTGCATTTCAAGACATGTATTGGATTAAgatgaaggggtaaaatggtaaatcAATGAAAGTACGTTGCTTTTTCAATTTTAACACACCTTTGTCTTTCTGCAAGAAGGATAAGGAAGCAATTCTACACTCTGAGAAGTTTCCAGTTGCGTGTAGATTGGATAATTGCTCATGTTTTACCAAAGTAGGAGTGAGTTTCTCTTTCCTAGTCATCACATTGTGTTCATAGCCTTTTGGAGAACATGGATCAACTGGTTTCTTGCAATCAAAAGAGTCAGTAATATTCTCAAAGTTTCAACTTTTTACCAAATTATGCAAACCAATTCGgtaaaataacacataaattgTAGTAAGCATCACATAGAGCTACCTGTTCTACCCGAGTTAGGACCTTTTGCAACAATAGACTCTTGAAGTAAGTCAAATGCAATATTCTGTAAAATTATTACACAGCTATTCAGCATCccaaaatccgatattttttttccatatttttaaTTGTagcataaaacaatgtttacctgACCAAAATGAAGTAAGCTATGGCTGTAAAGTTTGTAACTGATC includes:
- the LOC111879065 gene encoding probable apyrase 6; the protein is MRRSNARVAVAAVDHSDLNTDHNKMDNSIKLKFRSNQFLRPTNLFSRNHKQNHQSKSKILAIGFLILVCVLSCYVYLNLQHSTQNRYRIVIDGGSTGSRIHVFEYVIEDGAPVFDFGSKNSLGSMRITPGLSTFAEDPDSAGVSLLELLAFARKRVPEKQWRKTEVRLMATAGLRMLDLGVQERILESCRKVLRRCGFEFSDDLASVISGSDEGVYAWVVANYALGTLGGDPEETTGVIELGGASAQVTFVSRESIPSEFLQTVKFGKISYKLYSHSLLHFGQNIAFDLLQESIVAKGPNSGRTVDPCSPKGYEHNVMTRKEKLTPTLVKHEQLSNLHATGNFSECRIASLSFLQKDKDKCAYEKCYIGSTFIPKLEGKFLATENFFHTSKFFGLSPRTFLSELMVVGPKFCEEDWSNLKVKYPSFHEEDLHRYCFSSAYIVALLHDSLGIALDDTRIGYANKVNDIPLDWALGAFILQSFSDMGVDHFDPMRSIFGNESLTFLGLLAFVAVLLFVVYFVSKWKKPHVKTIYDLEKGKYIVTRVGRFS